One window of Pseudophryne corroboree isolate aPseCor3 unplaced genomic scaffold, aPseCor3.hap2 scaffold_969, whole genome shotgun sequence genomic DNA carries:
- the LOC135048425 gene encoding oocyte zinc finger protein XlCOF7.1-like produces the protein VFPCSIDAKCFTQNTKPITHHPAKAGERPFPCSECGKCFTYKSYLVRHERSHTGEKPYSCSECRKCFATKSFLATHQRSHTGEKPYSCSECRKCFATKSFLATHQRSHTGERPFSCSKCRKCFSSKSHLVSHQRSHTGEKPYSCSECGKCFACKSVLVTHQRSHTGEKPYSCSECGKCFSSKSDLVSHQRSHTGEKPYSCSECRKCFARKPALVIHQRSHTGEKPYSCSECGKCFAHKSHFVVHQRSHTGEKPYSCSECGKCVAWKSHLVIHQRSHTGEKPYSCSECGKCFAHKSHLVIHQRSHTGEKPYSCSECGKCFSSTSHLVRHQRSHTGEKPYSCSECGKCFSSTSHLVRHQRSHTGEKPYSCSECGKCFSSTSHLVIHQRSHTGEIPYSCSECGKCFVRKSDLVTHQRSHTGEKPFSCCERNKSALVEHIRHYPSPEPFTSSGV, from the coding sequence gtgtttccctgttctatagatgccaaatgttttacacagaacacaaagcctattactcatcatccagctaaggcaggtgagaggccatttccatgttctgagtgtgggaaatgttttacatataaatcatatcttgttagacatgagagaagtcacacaggtgagaagccatattcctgttctgagtgtaggaaatgttttgcaaccAAATCATttcttgctacacatcagagaagtcacacaggtgagaagccatattcctgttctgagtgtaggaaatgttttgcaaccAAATCATttcttgctacacatcagagaagtcacacaggtgagaggccattttcctgttctaagtgtaggaaatgtttttcatcgaaatcacatcttgttagtcatcagagaagtcacacaggtgagaagccgtattcctgttctgagtgtgggaaatgttttgcatgtaaatcagttcttgttacacatcaaagaagtcacacaggtgagaagccgtattcctgttctgagtgtgggaaatgtttttcatcgaaatcagatcttgttagtcatcagagaagtcacacaggtgagaagccgtattcctgttctgagtgtaggaaatgttttgcacggaaaccagctcttgttatacatcagagaagtcacacaggtgagaagccgtattcctgttctgagtgtgggaaatgttttgcacacaagtcACATTttgttgtacatcagagaagtcacacaggtgagaagccatattcctgttctgagtgtgggaaatgtgttgcatggaaatcacatcttgttatacatcagagaagtcacacaggtgagaagccgtattcctgttctgagtgtgggaaatgttttgcacacaaatcacatttagttatacatcagagaagtcacacaggtgagaagccatattcctgttctgagtgtgggaaatgtttttcatcgacatcacatcttgttagacatcagaggagtcacacaggtgagaagccatattcctgttctgagtgtgggaaatgtttttcatcgacatcacatcttgttagacatcagaggagtcacacaggtgagaagccatattcctgttctgagtgtgggaaatgtttttcatcgacatcacatcttgttatacatcagagaagtcacacaggtgagataccatattcctgttctgagtgtgggaaatgttttgtacggaaatcagatcttgtcacacatcagaggagtcacacaggtgagaagccattttcatgctgtgagagaaataaatccgctcttgttgaacatattagacattacccaagtccggaaccatttacatcttctggagtataa